The Acidovorax sp. RAC01 genomic sequence AGCCTGCTGGCCAAGGTGCCCAGCCTGTACGTGGTGCACCCCGACGTACCCGCGAAGAACCTCAAGGAGCTCATCGCCTACGTCAAGAAGAACCCCGGCCGCCTGAGCTACGGCTCGGCAGGCAACGGCAGCGCGGGCCACCTGGCGTTTGAATACCTCAAGATGACGGCCGAAATCTTCATGCTGCACGTGCCCTACCGCGGCACCGGCCCCATGATGACCGACCTGCTCGCAGGCCGCCTTGAGGCGTCCGCCGTGGGCGCGGCTGCGGTACTGCCGTTCATCAAGTCGGGCAAGGTGCGCTGCATCGCCACCGGCTCGGCCAAGCGCCTGCCGCACCTGCCCGACGTGGCCACTGTGGCCGAACAGGGCTTCCCCGGCTTCGAGATGACGCAGTGGTACGGCATGCTGGCACCCGCCAACATTTCCGCCGCCAACCTCGACAAGCTGGCCACAGAGACTGCCAAGGCGGTCAAGGCGCCCGCATCGCTGGAGCGCCTCAATGCCGACGCGGCCGAAGCCATCGGCGGCACGCCCGCGCAATTCGCGCAGTTCATTGCGGCCGAGCAGGAGCGCTGGAAGAAGGTGCTGCTGCGCGCGAAGGTGAAACCTGACTAAGAAGCCCCCCTGAGCCGCTTCGCGTCTTCCCCCGAGGGGGACGCCACCCGTGGCCTGGCAAAGCCAGTTCCACGGTGGCACTGGCTGGGGCCCCGCCAGTTGCAACCGCCCAGGCTCACAGAGCCCCTGGAACCATCGCGGAACGACAGTAGCATCCCCCCATGCGCATCCTTCTGGCTGAAGACGACCACCACCTGGGCACCTGGTTGAGCCGGGCGCTGGAGCATGCGGGCATCCAGGTCGAGTGGGTGAACGACGGCCGGCTGGCCGACCGGGCCTTGCAGCAGAACGACCACGATGCGCTGGTGCTGGACCTGGGCCTGCCCGGGCTGGATGGCCATGCCGTGCTGCAGCGGCTGCGCGCCCGCGACCAGCGGCTGCCCGCCCTCATTCTGACCGCGCGCGACTCGCTGGAGCAGCGGGTGCAGTCGCTGAACGCGGGTGCGGACGACTTTCTGGCCAAGCCGTTCGAGCTGGCCGAACTGGAAGCGCGCCTGCAGGCCCTGGTGCGGCGCGCACGCGGCAGCGATCACCCCCGGCTCGCCTGCGGCCCGCTGGTGTACGACGGGGCGCGAAGGCAGTTTGTGCTGCACGGCGAGCCGCTGTCGCTCTCGCCGCGCGAGCAGGCCGTGCTGCGCGTGCTGGTGCAGCGCAGCGGCGAGCCGTTTTCCAAGCAGCAGATCCTGGACCGCGTGTTCCCCGACGACGAGGACGTGCACCCTGAGGCAGTGGAAGTCTTTGTGCACCGGCTGCGCAAGCGCCTTGATGGCAGCGGCGTGCGCATCACCACCCTGCGGGGCCTGGGCTACGCGCTGGAGACCGGGGGACCGGCGTGAAACCACTGCGTGGCCGCAGGCGCCTGACCGCACCGGAGCCCGCCCCGTGCGCCTGACCCGCCGCCTGCGCCGCGCCAGCCTGTGGCAGCTGCTGGCCTGGCTGCTGCTGCCGCTCCTGGTGGCGGTCACCACCATCGAGCTGTGGATGACGCGGCAGGACGCGCTGGGCGCCGCCAATGCCGCGTACGACCGGTCTCTGCTGGGCGCGCTCAAGTCGATTGACGCGAACATCTCGGGCAGCTCGGGCGGGCTGTCGGTCGAGCTGCCCTACACCATGCTCGAATTCTTTGAGCTCACGGCCAGCGGCAACGTGTACTTCCGCGTGGCGTCGTCGGATGGCCTGGTGGAACTGGGTAACGCAGACCTGCCCCTGCCGCCCGCGCCGCTGGCCGCTGGCATTCCCCTGTTTTACGACGCCACCTACTTTGGCGACACCGTGCGGCTGGCCGCCTACCGCCGCGCGCTCGACCCGGCCACGCCCGATCGCACGGTGCTGGTGCAGGTGGCAGAAAGCACCCGCTCGCGGCAGGAGTTCACCGCCCACTTCGTGCAGCGCGCGGCGCGGCGCGATGCACTGGTGCTGGCGCTGATGGTGCTGGGCACCGCGGCCATGCTGGCGTTTGCCCTGCGCCCGCTGGCCCGGCTGGCCCAGGGCGTGCGCACCCGCAGCCCCGACGACATGACACCGCTGGCCGACGCCGACCTGCCCGCCGAAGTGCGCCCGCTGGTCGATGCGGTCAACCAGCAGATGGCGCGCACCCAGAGCCTGGTGGCGCAGCAGCGGCAGTTTCTGGACGACGCATCGCACCAGCTGCGCACCCACCTGACCACGCTGCAGATGCAGGCCGACTACGCCCGTCGCGAGGACGACCCCGCACAGATCCGGCAGGCGCTGGACGCCATGGGCAGCGAGCTGGCCCGCGCCACGCGCAGCACGCAGCAGCTGCTGGCCCTGGGCCGCAGCGACACCGCCGCCGTGGACTTGGCCCCGTGCGACCTGGCCGAGCTGCTGCGCGCGGTGGCGCTGCAGTTGCTACCCCAGGCACGGCAGCGGCAGATTGACTTTGGCATCCACACCGCCACGGCTGATCTGCAGGCCATTGCCGACAGCGGCCTGCTGCGCGAGGCGCTGACCAATCTGGCGGCCAACGCCATTGCCTACACGCCCGAGCACGGCACCGTCACCGTGTGCGCCGCCAGTGACAGCATGGGCTGGAGCATCAGCGTGGAAGACAACGGCCCCGGCCTGAGCGCGGACGAACGCGACGCGCTGGGCCAGCGCTACCGGCGCGGCTCGCAGGCCACAGCAGGCGGCTCGGGCCTGGGCCTGGCCATTGCCCGGTCGATTGCCGAGCGGCACCGCGGTACCCTGCGCCTGCAGGCACGCGATGACGGCCCCGGCCTGCGGGCCATACTGTGGTGGCCAAGGCCCTGAGCAGCAAGGGCCCACACCTGTCCGGCACACCCATTTCAGACACGTACACACACCGCCATGGCCCACCACCGCCGCCACGCACTGCTTGCACTGGCCTGCTGCGCCGGCACTGCCGCTGCCTCGCAATGGGCACGTGCTGCCAGCCCGGCACCACCATTGGTCCGCCCCAGGGAAGCACCAGCCGATGCGACCACAGGCCCGGCCGAATGCGTGGCCCCCGCGCGCCCCGGCGGCGGTTTTGACCTGACCTGCAGCGTGGCGGCCGAGGCCCTGCAGGCCGTGCGCCCGGGCCGGGAGCCCCTGCGCACGCGCTATCTGCCCGGCGGCATCG encodes the following:
- a CDS encoding sensor histidine kinase; the encoded protein is MRLTRRLRRASLWQLLAWLLLPLLVAVTTIELWMTRQDALGAANAAYDRSLLGALKSIDANISGSSGGLSVELPYTMLEFFELTASGNVYFRVASSDGLVELGNADLPLPPAPLAAGIPLFYDATYFGDTVRLAAYRRALDPATPDRTVLVQVAESTRSRQEFTAHFVQRAARRDALVLALMVLGTAAMLAFALRPLARLAQGVRTRSPDDMTPLADADLPAEVRPLVDAVNQQMARTQSLVAQQRQFLDDASHQLRTHLTTLQMQADYARREDDPAQIRQALDAMGSELARATRSTQQLLALGRSDTAAVDLAPCDLAELLRAVALQLLPQARQRQIDFGIHTATADLQAIADSGLLREALTNLAANAIAYTPEHGTVTVCAASDSMGWSISVEDNGPGLSADERDALGQRYRRGSQATAGGSGLGLAIARSIAERHRGTLRLQARDDGPGLRAILWWPRP
- a CDS encoding Bug family tripartite tricarboxylate transporter substrate binding protein; its protein translation is MPADHVPPFLNPSRRQLLGASGALALGGLLPAAASAQPAWPAKSVRFVVPFAPGGSSEIVARSTAAELSKTLGQSVYVDNKPGAAGNIAMSEVARAEDQHTLILGHIGTLAVNPFIFDKLPYDANKDFKPVSLLAKVPSLYVVHPDVPAKNLKELIAYVKKNPGRLSYGSAGNGSAGHLAFEYLKMTAEIFMLHVPYRGTGPMMTDLLAGRLEASAVGAAAVLPFIKSGKVRCIATGSAKRLPHLPDVATVAEQGFPGFEMTQWYGMLAPANISAANLDKLATETAKAVKAPASLERLNADAAEAIGGTPAQFAQFIAAEQERWKKVLLRAKVKPD
- a CDS encoding response regulator, with amino-acid sequence MRILLAEDDHHLGTWLSRALEHAGIQVEWVNDGRLADRALQQNDHDALVLDLGLPGLDGHAVLQRLRARDQRLPALILTARDSLEQRVQSLNAGADDFLAKPFELAELEARLQALVRRARGSDHPRLACGPLVYDGARRQFVLHGEPLSLSPREQAVLRVLVQRSGEPFSKQQILDRVFPDDEDVHPEAVEVFVHRLRKRLDGSGVRITTLRGLGYALETGGPA